From Camelina sativa cultivar DH55 chromosome 7, Cs, whole genome shotgun sequence, one genomic window encodes:
- the LOC104700289 gene encoding UDP-glycosyltransferase 74D1-like: protein MGENAKANVLVFSFPIQGHINPLLQFSKRLISINVTVTFLTTSSTHNSILRRAIAGGATALPLSFVPIDDGFEEGHPSTDTSPDYFSKFQENVSRSLSELISSMDPKPNAVVYDSCLPYVLDVCRKHPGVAAASFFTQSSTVNAIYVHFLRGEFKEFQNDVVLPAMPPLKGNDLPVFLYDNNICRPLFELISSQFINVDDIDFFLVNSFDELEVEVLQWMTNQWPVKNIGPMIPSMYLDKRLAGDKDYGINLFNAQVNECLDWLDSKQPSSVIYVSFGSLAVLKDDQMIEVAAGLKQTGRNFLWVVRETEKNKLPSNYVEEIGEKGLIVNWSPQLQVLAHKSIGCFMTHCGWNSTLEALSLGVALIGMPAYSDQPTNAKFIEDVWKVGVRVKTDKNGFVTKEEIVRCVGEVMEEMSEKGKEVRKNARKLMEFAREALSEGGNSDKNIDEFIAKILR, encoded by the exons atgggagaaaatGCGAAAGCAAATGTGTTAGTCTTCTCATTCCCGATACAAGGACACATAAACCCTCTTCTCCAATTCTCAAAACGTTTAATCTCCATAAACGTTACGGTCACGTTCCTCACCACTTCCTCCACCCACAACTCCATCCTCCGCCGTGCCATCGCTGGCGGAGCCACCGCTCTTCCGCTTTCTTTCGTCCCCATAGACGATGGCTTCGAGGAAGGCCATCCATCTACCGACACATCTCCCGACTACTTCTCAAAGTTTCAAGAAAACGTCTCTAGAAGCCTATCTGAACTGATCTCCTCGATGGACCCCAAACCAAACGCCGTCGTTTACGACTCTTGTCTGCCTTATGTTCTCGACGTTTGCCGGAAACATCCCGGGGTCGCTGCGGCGTCGTTCTTCACTCAGTCCTCCACCGTGAACGCCATCTACGTTCATTTCTTGCGTGGAGAGTTCAAGGAGTTTCAAAACGATGTAGTTTTGCCTGCGATGCCTCCGTTGAAGGGTAATGACTTGCCGGTGTTTCTGTACGATAACAATATCTGCCGGCCGTTGTTTGAGCTCATTAGTAGCCAGTTCATCAATGTTGACGACATTGACTTCTTCTTGGTTAACTCTTTCGACGAACTCGAAGTCGAG GTGTTACAATGGATGACGAACCAATGGCCGGTCAAGAACATAGGACCGATGATTCCATCAATGTACTTAGACAAACGATTAGCAGGCGACAAAGACTACGGAATCAACCTcttcaatgcccaagttaacgAATGCCTTGACTGGCTTGACTCAAAACAGCCCAGTTCAGTGATCTACGTCTCCTTTGGAAGCTTGGCCGTCTTAAAAGACGATCAAATGATAGAAGTAGCAGCTGGTCTAAAACAAACTGGCCGTAACTTCTTGTGGGTTGttagagaaacagaaaaaaacaagcTCCCGAGCAACTACGTAGAGGAAATTGGTGAGAAAGGGTTGATAGTGAATTGGAGTCCTCAATTACAAGTTCTTGCGCATAAATCCATCGGTTGTTTCATGACGCATTGCGGATGGAATTCTACTTTAGAGGCATTGAGCTTAGGAGTGGCTTTGATTGGAATGCCGGCTTATAGCGATCAACCAACTAATGCTAAGTTTATAGAAGATGTGTGGAAGGTTGGGGTTAGGGTTAAGACAGATAAAAATGGGTTTGTGACGAAGGAAGAGATTGTGAGATGTGTTGGAGAAGTTATGGAAGAGATGTCGGAGAAAGGGAAAGAGGTTAGAAAGAATGCTCGGAAATTAATGGAGTTTGCACGAGAAGCTTTGTCTGAAGGAGGAAACTCTGATAAGAATATTGATGAGTTTATTGCTAAAATTCTGAGGTAA